GGGACAAATCAAGACCTAAAGAGAATCCCCTCCGTGTTACATAGGCGTGTAAACTTTGGCCTTGAGGAAGAGTGGCCAGATGGGTAAATGACGAGAGAACATTTATGATTGTGACTGAATTTGGTTCTGCTTCTGAAATCATACAGTGGAAAAGTAGCAGAGCTTTGTGGGCTTGATTGTTTTTAACGTAACTGGCAATCATAGCATTCCATGAAATTAAATCTCTGTCAGGACAGCCCTCAAATAAATCCCTAGCTGTTGCCTCATCACCACAATTCATATACATATCTGCGAGTGCAGTACGCAGTggttgattaatttcaatatggTGTTTCATCACATAACCATGGATCGATCTGCCAAAGTCTAGACAAGTTACATCTTCACAAGCAGCAAGAATAGATATTATTGTGTAAGAGTTAGGCTTGATTTCAGATTCTCGCATCCTCTCAAAGAGCTCACATGCTTGGGCCCTCAACGTGTTGCGGGCCAATGCTAAGATCATAGTGTTCCATGAGATTATGTCTACACCTTTCATCCGATCAAAAATCATTTGGACAGATTCAACACAATTTAGCTCCGTGTACATACTTAACAAGGCATTTCCAAGAGAAGCATCTATCCTCATGCCACTCTTAATCACATGAGCATGTAAGCTTTTTCCCTTCAGCAAGCCACTAGCTAATTCTTCACACATAGACAACATAATAACAACAGTTCTTTCATCTTTTTTGACACCTTCTGATTGcattctaataaataaatccatagcttcctcatgGCAACCAAACGCAGCATATGCAGATATCATAGAATTCCACAAAGGAGCATCACGGTTAGGAACGGACTCAAACAGCTGATGTGAAGATTCCAAACTTCCATTATTACTATACATATTAAGCAATGCATTTAAGATATACAAGTCTtcaacaaattcaaatttaatagcCAATTGATGGATTTGCTTGCCCAATTTAAGAGACCCTAATTCTGCACAAGCCTGAACAGCAACCAACATTGTAACACAATCAAACTTAACCTCATCTACAAGCATCTGCACAAAAAGCTCCAAAGCCTTGAAGTAATCCCCAACATCATAGTACCCAGAGATCATAGCATTCCAACTCACAATGTTCCTCACAACcatcaaatcaaacaaaagagGTAAAACCCTCATgtcaaatctcaaataaaatccAATCAGAGCAGTAGCAACATGGGGATTCGAGTCGAACATTCCATTCCTCAAACAATATCCGTGTACCCCCCTTCCAAGTCTCAATTCTGATGCCCCCTCACAGGCCAAAAGCA
The sequence above is drawn from the Vitis riparia cultivar Riparia Gloire de Montpellier isolate 1030 chromosome 6, EGFV_Vit.rip_1.0, whole genome shotgun sequence genome and encodes:
- the LOC117915836 gene encoding pentatricopeptide repeat-containing protein At2g33680-like — its product is MGMTTASMGLQRLSLSPTKIQIKDPKHWNSVIKHQANLKNDQAILSAYTQMESLGVLPNNTTLPLVLKACAAQNAVERGKSIHRSIQGTDLMDDVRVGTAVVDFFCKCGFVEDARCVFDAMSDRDVVLWNAMVYGYVGWGCYEEAMLLVREMGRENLRPNSRTMVALLLACEGASELRLGRGVHGYCLRNGMFDSNPHVATALIGFYLRFDMRVLPLLFDLMVVRNIVSWNAMISGYYDVGDYFKALELFVQMLVDEVKFDCVTMLVAVQACAELGSLKLGKQIHQLAIKFEFVEDLYILNALLNMYSNNGSLESSHQLFESVPNRDAPLWNSMISAYAAFGCHEEAMDLFIRMQSEGVKKDERTVVIMLSMCEELASGLLKGKSLHAHVIKSGMRIDASLGNALLSMYTELNCVESVQMIFDRMKGVDIISWNTMILALARNTLRAQACELFERMRESEIKPNSYTIISILAACEDVTCLDFGRSIHGYVMKHHIEINQPLRTALADMYMNCGDEATARDLFEGCPDRDLISWNAMIASYVKNNQAHKALLLFHCMISEAEPNSVTIINVLSSFTHLATLPQGQSLHAYVTRRGFSLGLDLSLANAFITMYARCGSLQSAENIFKTLPKRNIISWNAMIAGYGMNGRGSDAMLAFSQMLEDGFRPNGVTFVSVLSACSHSGFIEMGLQLFHSMVQDFNVTPELVHYSCIVDLLARGGCIDEAREFIDSMPVEPDASVWRALLSSCRAYSDAKQAKTIFEKLDKLEPMNAGNYVLLSNVYATAGLWLEVRRIRTWLKEKGLRKPPGISWIIVKNQVHCFSAGDRSHPQSDKIYAKLSILLSSMRETGYDPDLRWVFHEEDD